A region from the Pseudomonas sp. P8_229 genome encodes:
- a CDS encoding acyl carrier protein, giving the protein MQTRDDIFNTLRDALVELFELDPARISLESNLYQDLEIDSIDAVDLIDHIKRQTGKKIAAEEFKSVRTVGDVVEAVYRLVQPAA; this is encoded by the coding sequence ATGCAAACTCGTGACGATATTTTCAACACCCTGCGCGATGCCTTGGTCGAGCTGTTCGAACTGGATCCGGCGCGCATCAGTCTGGAGTCCAACCTGTATCAGGATCTGGAAATCGACAGCATCGACGCGGTCGATCTGATCGATCACATCAAACGCCAGACCGGCAAGAAAATCGCCGCCGAAGAATTCAAGTCGGTGCGCACCGTCGGTGACGTGGTCGAGGCGGTCTACCGTCTGGTTCAACCGGCCGCATGA
- a CDS encoding phosphopantetheine-binding protein → MSDLHREIKLLIIDALGLEDISADDIGDDLTLFGEGLGLDSVDALELGLAIQKKYGIKIDADAKDTRNHFTNVASLAAFVTAKQAA, encoded by the coding sequence ATGAGCGATCTGCACCGTGAGATAAAACTGCTGATCATCGACGCCCTCGGCCTCGAAGACATCAGCGCCGACGATATCGGCGACGACTTGACGCTGTTCGGCGAAGGCCTGGGCCTGGATTCCGTCGACGCGCTGGAACTGGGTCTGGCGATCCAGAAAAAGTACGGCATCAAGATCGACGCCGACGCCAAAGACACCCGCAACCACTTCACCAACGTGGCGAGCCTTGCGGCGTTCGTTACGGCAAAACAGGCAGCTTGA